The following proteins are encoded in a genomic region of Streptomyces sp. SLBN-31:
- a CDS encoding TerD family protein: protein MITLTKEDGPADLDGVTHLSIGVSWDPTAGSSGGVLGKLRRKSGTDLDLIAIAMQGGDPVRLAGLDSLDPMGNGSLTHSGDNQTGHGDGDDEKVTVEFARIPPNITSIVFVAAAYKKGSSFQKARNVSFKVYDATGGNSQQVADIWPSLLTQDNGCAVAKAVRVGGSWKLEVINTTGKIKQGDEHALMRFAVSK, encoded by the coding sequence ATGATCACGCTCACCAAGGAAGACGGTCCGGCCGACCTGGACGGAGTGACCCACCTGTCCATCGGCGTTTCCTGGGATCCCACGGCCGGCAGCAGCGGCGGAGTGCTGGGCAAGCTGCGCCGCAAGAGCGGGACCGATCTGGACCTGATCGCCATCGCCATGCAGGGCGGAGATCCGGTGCGCCTGGCGGGGCTGGACTCGCTCGACCCGATGGGCAACGGCTCGTTGACCCACAGCGGCGACAACCAGACCGGACACGGCGACGGTGACGATGAGAAGGTGACCGTCGAGTTCGCGCGGATCCCGCCCAACATCACGTCGATCGTCTTCGTGGCCGCCGCGTACAAGAAGGGCAGCTCATTCCAGAAGGCGCGCAACGTCAGCTTCAAGGTCTACGACGCCACCGGGGGCAACTCCCAGCAGGTCGCCGACATCTGGCCGAGCCTCCTCACCCAGGACAACGGCTGCGCCGTGGCCAAGGCGGTGCGTGTCGGTGGCAGTTGGAAGCTCGAGGTGATCAACACGACGGGGAAGATCAAGCAGGGCGATGAGCACGCCCTGATGCGTTTCGCTGTCAGCAAGTAG
- a CDS encoding MFS transporter yields MPHPAAAASGKLPPVVWVLAGGTFLMGTTEFVIAGILPDIAPDLGVSVSHAGLLITAFAVGMIVGGPAMSLATLRLPRRLTLVLALSVFAAGHVVAALTSSFTVAMAARFVTALATGAFWAVGFVIATAAAGPADATRAVSVMMGGLTLANVVGVPAGSLAGHITGWRGLFWTLAALAALAAATIGRFLPRTEQRARVSVRGEIRALRQGRLWLALAAAVLIMGGVLAAYTYITPLLTDRAGIPAGAVPLVLVAFGAGALGGTFVGGRFGDRRPMSTTIPASAATALLLLALIPLSASPAAAVVLIFLMALTGFTINPVVTALAVRFAGDAPTLTSALTTSAYNTGIAAGSALAGQALDSSLGVTGPALVGTVFTGLTLLPLIALAVTAKRDVTRIVTHSAGEVRIPAARENGAATRARS; encoded by the coding sequence ATGCCCCACCCCGCCGCGGCCGCGTCGGGCAAGCTGCCCCCTGTCGTGTGGGTGCTCGCCGGCGGCACCTTCCTGATGGGCACCACCGAGTTCGTCATCGCCGGCATCCTCCCGGACATCGCCCCCGACCTCGGCGTCTCCGTCTCCCACGCCGGATTGCTGATCACCGCCTTCGCCGTCGGCATGATCGTCGGCGGGCCGGCCATGTCCCTGGCGACCCTGCGCCTCCCACGACGCCTCACTCTCGTACTCGCGCTGTCGGTCTTCGCCGCCGGCCACGTCGTCGCGGCTCTCACCAGCTCCTTCACCGTCGCCATGGCCGCCCGGTTCGTCACCGCGCTGGCCACCGGCGCGTTCTGGGCCGTCGGCTTCGTCATCGCCACCGCCGCCGCGGGTCCCGCCGACGCCACACGGGCGGTGAGCGTCATGATGGGAGGCCTGACCCTGGCCAACGTCGTCGGCGTCCCGGCCGGCTCACTGGCCGGACACATCACCGGCTGGCGCGGACTGTTCTGGACCCTCGCCGCGCTCGCCGCGCTCGCCGCCGCCACGATCGGACGCTTCCTCCCTCGAACGGAGCAGCGCGCCCGGGTTTCGGTGCGCGGTGAGATCCGGGCACTGCGCCAGGGGAGGCTGTGGCTGGCGCTGGCCGCCGCCGTTCTGATCATGGGTGGTGTGCTGGCCGCCTACACGTACATCACCCCACTGCTGACCGACCGGGCCGGCATCCCCGCCGGAGCCGTGCCGCTGGTCCTGGTCGCCTTCGGGGCCGGCGCGCTGGGCGGCACCTTCGTCGGCGGCCGGTTCGGCGACCGCCGTCCCATGTCCACGACGATCCCGGCCTCCGCGGCGACCGCGCTTCTCCTGCTCGCGCTCATCCCGCTGTCCGCGAGCCCGGCAGCCGCCGTCGTCCTGATCTTCCTCATGGCGCTCACCGGGTTTACGATCAACCCGGTCGTCACCGCCCTCGCGGTCCGTTTCGCCGGTGACGCGCCCACCCTCACCTCGGCACTGACCACGTCCGCCTACAACACCGGCATCGCCGCCGGCTCCGCACTCGCCGGACAGGCCCTCGACTCCTCCCTCGGCGTGACCGGCCCCGCCCTGGTAGGAACCGTCTTCACCGGGCTGACCCTGCTGCCGCTGATCGCCCTCGCCGTGACGGCCAAGCGCGACGTGACCCGCATCGTCACCCACAGCGCCGGCGAAGTCCGGATCCCCGCAGCGAGGGAGAACGGTGCAGCGACACGGGCACGGTCCTGA
- a CDS encoding helix-turn-helix transcriptional regulator → MDNQAEVREFLTSRRAKITPEQAGLPSGSRRRVPGLRRSEVAALADMSVEYYSKLERGNLAGASPAVLEALARALRLDDAERAHLLNLAHAADGSDTLTRPRRRSAQWKAHRSLQWVLDAVTAGPAFVRNGRMDILATNQLARAFYADVYATPHNQANLARFNFLDPASRRFYPDWDWAADISVAILRTEAGRNAHDKDLHDLVGELSTRSDDFRTRWGAHDVRHHGTGTKRFHHHAVGDLTLAYEGLEMAAEPGLTLTIYTAEPGSPSEEGLRLLASWAATQDAGSAEAPAAN, encoded by the coding sequence GTGGACAACCAAGCAGAGGTCCGCGAGTTCCTGACCTCGCGGCGAGCGAAGATCACCCCCGAGCAGGCGGGCCTGCCCTCGGGCAGCCGGCGCCGGGTGCCGGGCCTGCGCCGCAGCGAGGTCGCGGCCCTGGCGGACATGAGCGTGGAGTACTACTCCAAACTCGAGCGCGGCAACCTCGCCGGCGCCTCCCCGGCCGTCCTGGAAGCCCTCGCCCGGGCCCTGCGGCTCGACGACGCCGAACGCGCGCACCTGCTCAACCTCGCCCACGCGGCCGACGGTTCCGACACCCTCACACGACCCCGACGCCGCTCCGCGCAGTGGAAGGCCCACCGCAGCCTGCAATGGGTCCTGGACGCCGTCACCGCCGGTCCTGCCTTCGTCCGCAACGGCCGTATGGACATCCTCGCCACCAACCAACTCGCCCGCGCCTTCTACGCCGACGTCTACGCCACCCCCCACAACCAGGCGAACCTGGCCCGCTTCAACTTCCTCGACCCCGCATCCCGCCGCTTCTACCCCGACTGGGACTGGGCGGCCGACATCTCCGTCGCCATCCTGCGCACCGAAGCCGGTCGCAACGCCCACGACAAGGACCTCCACGACCTCGTCGGTGAACTGTCCACCCGCAGCGACGACTTCCGTACCCGCTGGGGCGCCCACGACGTCCGCCACCACGGCACCGGTACCAAACGCTTCCACCACCACGCCGTCGGCGATCTCACCCTCGCCTACGAAGGTCTGGAGATGGCCGCCGAACCCGGCCTCACCCTCACGATCTACACCGCCGAACCGGGCTCCCCCTCCGAGGAGGGCCTACGTCTGCTCGCCTCGTGGGCCGCCACCCAGGACGCCGGCTCCGCGGAGGCCCCCGCAGCGAACTGA
- the ligA gene encoding NAD-dependent DNA ligase LigA: MTTPAAVITDAAAYAQAVEEAVKAAAAYYAGGTSALDDDAYDRLVRGIAAWEADHPEQVLPDTPTGKVAGGAVEGDVPHTVAMLSLDNVFSPEEFTAWTASLARRIGHDVERFSVEPKLDGLAVAARYTHGRLRQLITRGDGTAGEDVSHAIGTIEGLPDELAEPVTVEVRGEVLMTTAQFEHANETRTSHGGQPFANPRGASAGTLRAKERAYTVPMTFFGYGLLPLPDTGTELAARLGELAHSDLMAQAAAYGINTTATTAVPGITADTVERVLARVQEIAALRAELPFGIDGIVIKADLAADQQAAGSGSRAPRWAIAYKLPAVEKITRLLEVEWNVGRTGIIAPRAVLEPVEIDGATITYATLHNPADITRRDLRLGDQVMVHRAGDVIPRIEAPVAHLRTGDEQPIVFPDVCPRCGSGIDTSEQRWRCENGRNCHLVAALSYAAGRDQLDIEGLGHTRVVQLVDAGLVTDLADLFALTREQLLGLERMGETSTDNLLAAIGAAKDQPLSRVLCALGIRGTGRSMSRRIARHFATMDGIRAADAEAMQQVEGIGTEKAPSIVAELAELAPLIDKLAAAGVNMTEPGATPPSTAASTESADAEGAMGGPLAGMTVVVTGAMTGALEKLSRNQMNELIERAGGRSSSSVSKKTTLVVAGEGAGSKRAKAETLGVRLATPDEFATLVADFIG, encoded by the coding sequence ATGACAACACCTGCAGCAGTGATCACGGATGCCGCCGCCTACGCCCAGGCGGTCGAAGAGGCGGTGAAGGCAGCCGCCGCCTACTACGCGGGCGGGACGTCGGCACTCGACGACGACGCCTACGACCGTCTGGTGCGTGGCATCGCCGCGTGGGAGGCCGACCATCCCGAGCAGGTGCTGCCCGACACTCCGACGGGGAAGGTCGCCGGCGGCGCGGTGGAGGGCGATGTCCCGCACACGGTGGCGATGCTGAGTCTGGACAACGTGTTCTCGCCCGAGGAGTTCACGGCCTGGACGGCCTCGCTCGCCCGGCGCATCGGCCACGACGTCGAGCGGTTCAGTGTCGAGCCGAAGCTGGACGGTCTCGCGGTCGCCGCCCGCTACACCCACGGACGCCTGAGACAGCTGATCACCCGCGGCGACGGGACGGCCGGTGAGGACGTCTCGCACGCGATCGGCACCATCGAGGGGCTGCCGGACGAACTCGCCGAGCCGGTCACCGTCGAGGTGCGCGGCGAAGTCCTCATGACGACCGCCCAGTTCGAGCACGCCAACGAGACGCGTACCTCGCACGGCGGGCAGCCGTTCGCCAACCCGCGCGGCGCGTCCGCCGGCACCCTGCGTGCCAAGGAGCGCGCCTACACGGTGCCGATGACGTTCTTCGGCTACGGCCTGCTGCCCCTGCCCGACACCGGGACCGAGCTCGCCGCGCGGCTGGGCGAACTCGCGCACAGCGACCTGATGGCGCAGGCCGCCGCGTACGGGATCAACACCACCGCCACCACCGCGGTGCCCGGCATCACCGCCGACACCGTCGAACGGGTGCTGGCCCGGGTGCAGGAGATCGCAGCGCTGCGGGCCGAGCTGCCGTTCGGGATCGACGGAATCGTCATCAAGGCCGACCTGGCCGCCGACCAGCAGGCCGCGGGGTCGGGTTCGCGGGCTCCGCGCTGGGCCATCGCCTACAAGCTGCCGGCCGTCGAGAAGATCACCCGGCTGCTGGAGGTGGAGTGGAACGTCGGCCGTACCGGCATCATCGCCCCGCGTGCCGTCCTGGAGCCGGTCGAGATCGACGGCGCCACCATCACCTACGCCACCCTCCACAACCCGGCCGACATCACCCGCCGTGACCTGCGGCTGGGCGACCAGGTCATGGTGCACCGGGCCGGTGACGTCATCCCCCGTATCGAGGCTCCCGTCGCCCACCTGCGCACCGGTGACGAACAGCCCATCGTCTTCCCGGACGTGTGCCCGCGCTGCGGGTCCGGCATCGACACCAGCGAGCAGCGCTGGCGCTGCGAGAACGGACGCAACTGCCACCTGGTGGCCGCCCTGTCCTACGCGGCCGGCCGCGACCAGCTCGACATCGAGGGCCTCGGCCACACCCGGGTCGTCCAGCTGGTCGACGCCGGTCTCGTCACCGACCTCGCCGACCTGTTCGCCCTCACCCGCGAGCAGTTGCTGGGCCTGGAGCGGATGGGCGAGACCAGCACCGACAACCTCCTGGCGGCGATCGGCGCGGCCAAGGACCAGCCGCTGTCCCGGGTGCTGTGCGCGCTCGGCATCCGCGGCACCGGCCGCTCCATGTCCCGCCGTATCGCGAGGCACTTCGCCACCATGGACGGCATCCGGGCCGCGGACGCCGAGGCGATGCAGCAGGTGGAGGGCATCGGCACCGAGAAGGCCCCGTCGATCGTCGCCGAACTCGCCGAACTCGCCCCGCTCATCGACAAACTCGCTGCCGCCGGGGTGAACATGACCGAACCCGGCGCCACTCCCCCGTCGACGGCCGCCTCGACCGAGTCCGCGGACGCCGAGGGCGCGATGGGTGGACCGCTGGCCGGGATGACGGTCGTGGTCACCGGCGCGATGACCGGCGCTCTGGAGAAGCTCAGCCGCAATCAGATGAACGAGCTGATCGAGCGGGCCGGCGGCCGCTCGTCCTCCAGCGTCTCCAAGAAGACCACCCTGGTCGTCGCCGGGGAAGGCGCGGGATCGAAGCGGGCCAAGGCCGAGACCCTCGGTGTCCGACTGGCCACCCCGGACGAGTTCGCCACCCTGGTCGCCGACTTCATCGGGTGA
- the ctaD gene encoding cytochrome c oxidase subunit I — protein MATHTTEPISPTPAAEGRRSRGKVIVSWVTTTDHKKIGHLYLITSFCFFLVGGVLAMAIRAELARPGLQFLSTEQYNQAFTMHGTIMLLLFATPTFAGFANAIMPLQIGSPDVAFPRLNMFSYWLFLLGGLIVLSSFLTPQGAADYGWTAYTPLSGPIRSGYIGADLWIMGLALAGFGTILGAVNFITTIICMRAPGMTMFRMPIFTWNVLLTSVLVLFAFPVLAAALLALEADRKFGSHIFDAQYGGALLWQHLFWFFGHPEVYILALPFFGVITEIIPVFARKPIFGYVGLVGATIAISGLSVTVWAHHMFATGAVLLPFFSFMTYLIAVPTGVKFFNWIGTMFKGSLSFEPPMLWAAGFLVTFLFGGLTGVILGSPPLDWHVTDTYFVVAHFHYVLFGTIVFAMFGGFSFWWPKMTGKMLDHRLEKIHFWTLFVGFHTTFLVQHWLGAEGMPRRYADYLAADGFTTLNTISSIGAFLLGLSTLPFLYNVWKTAKYGERIEVDDPWGYGRSLEWATSCPPPRHNFVALPRIRSESPAFDLHHPEVAALDQREHAGKRDAIDAAGHESDRT, from the coding sequence ATGGCGACGCACACCACTGAACCGATCTCTCCGACTCCGGCGGCCGAGGGGCGCCGGAGCCGAGGGAAAGTGATCGTCTCCTGGGTGACCACGACCGACCACAAGAAGATCGGGCACCTGTACCTGATCACATCCTTCTGCTTCTTCCTGGTCGGCGGCGTGCTGGCGATGGCCATCAGGGCGGAACTGGCCCGGCCGGGCCTGCAGTTCCTGTCCACCGAGCAGTACAACCAGGCGTTCACCATGCACGGCACGATCATGCTGCTGCTGTTCGCCACCCCGACCTTCGCCGGGTTCGCCAACGCGATCATGCCTCTGCAGATCGGCTCACCGGACGTGGCCTTCCCCCGGCTGAACATGTTCTCCTACTGGCTGTTCCTGCTCGGCGGGCTGATCGTCCTGAGCAGCTTCCTCACCCCGCAGGGCGCCGCCGACTACGGCTGGACCGCCTACACACCGCTCAGCGGCCCCATTCGCAGCGGCTACATCGGCGCCGACCTGTGGATCATGGGACTGGCACTGGCCGGCTTCGGCACCATCCTCGGCGCGGTCAACTTCATCACCACCATCATCTGCATGCGCGCCCCGGGCATGACCATGTTCCGCATGCCGATCTTCACCTGGAACGTACTGCTGACCTCCGTCCTGGTGCTGTTCGCCTTCCCCGTCCTGGCAGCGGCCCTGCTCGCGCTGGAGGCGGACCGCAAGTTCGGCTCGCACATCTTCGACGCCCAGTACGGCGGGGCGCTGCTGTGGCAGCACCTGTTCTGGTTCTTCGGCCACCCCGAGGTCTACATCCTCGCCCTGCCGTTCTTCGGCGTGATCACCGAGATCATCCCGGTCTTCGCCCGCAAGCCGATCTTCGGCTACGTGGGCCTGGTCGGCGCGACCATCGCCATCTCGGGTCTGTCGGTCACCGTGTGGGCGCACCACATGTTCGCCACCGGGGCCGTACTGCTGCCGTTCTTCTCCTTCATGACCTACCTGATCGCGGTGCCCACAGGGGTGAAGTTCTTCAACTGGATCGGCACCATGTTCAAAGGCTCGCTGTCCTTCGAACCACCCATGCTGTGGGCCGCCGGCTTCCTGGTCACGTTCCTCTTCGGCGGCCTGACCGGCGTCATCCTCGGTTCCCCGCCCCTGGACTGGCACGTCACCGACACCTACTTCGTGGTGGCGCACTTCCACTACGTGCTGTTCGGCACCATCGTCTTCGCGATGTTCGGCGGATTCAGCTTCTGGTGGCCGAAGATGACCGGGAAGATGCTCGACCACCGCCTGGAGAAGATCCACTTCTGGACACTGTTCGTCGGCTTCCACACCACCTTCCTCGTCCAGCACTGGCTGGGGGCCGAGGGCATGCCGCGCCGCTACGCCGACTACCTCGCCGCCGACGGCTTCACCACCCTCAACACCATCTCCTCCATCGGCGCCTTTCTGCTGGGCCTGTCCACCCTGCCCTTCCTCTACAACGTCTGGAAGACCGCCAAGTACGGCGAGCGGATCGAGGTCGACGACCCCTGGGGCTACGGCCGCTCACTGGAGTGGGCGACCTCCTGCCCGCCGCCGCGCCACAACTTCGTCGCCCTGCCCCGTATCCGCTCCGAATCCCCCGCCTTCGACCTGCACCATCCCGAGGTCGCGGCACTCGACCAGCGCGAGCACGCCGGCAAACGAGACGCGATCGATGCGGCCGGGCACGAGAGCGACCGGACGTGA
- a CDS encoding spore-associated protein — translation MRFHRSALISTAMAALALGTATALAAPASAAPNTTPQKVCGSAYKTVNSAAVGSLGTVYLTYNASNGKNCVATIRSNPGTAVDMSTWIYVPDTDQGANDFGQYTSYAGPAYVYGKGHCIDWGGSISNVTVQVTGSNCAALKEHRVTSTR, via the coding sequence ATGAGATTCCATCGGTCTGCCCTGATCTCCACGGCCATGGCCGCCTTGGCGCTGGGGACCGCCACGGCCCTGGCGGCGCCGGCCTCGGCCGCACCCAACACCACGCCGCAGAAGGTCTGCGGAAGCGCCTACAAGACGGTGAACTCCGCTGCCGTCGGTTCTCTGGGCACCGTCTACCTGACGTACAACGCCTCCAACGGCAAGAACTGCGTCGCGACCATCCGCAGCAACCCGGGCACCGCCGTGGACATGTCCACCTGGATCTACGTGCCCGACACCGACCAGGGCGCCAACGACTTCGGGCAGTACACGTCGTACGCGGGACCGGCGTACGTCTACGGCAAGGGCCACTGCATCGACTGGGGCGGCAGCATCTCCAACGTGACCGTACAGGTGACGGGCTCCAACTGCGCCGCCCTCAAGGAGCACCGGGTCACCTCGACTCGCTGA
- a CDS encoding Rieske (2Fe-2S) protein, with amino-acid sequence MKDTRHRRTGQNKLLQLLDGLERQTRADSVIDLVSRGVRALPLGAGRDLLHGKWLGHPVHPLMVQVPIGSWLSAAVLDLRPGRSREAGLLIGVGLAAAAPATLAGAVDWAELHRPQQRVGLVHALANTAAVGLYAASLACRATDRTRAGRGLAFLGLTAAATGGMLGGHLAYRQASGANHAEEVPHVVSPGWHRIGAVAEFPAGQAVRRTVDDVPVLVVRETGGTLHALADRCSHLAGPLSEGTIADGCVRCPWHGSVFRLSDGWNVRGPATAPQPAFDTRIVDGHVEVRLHEPEHKNHSRPTPQTVSQGLEGHGD; translated from the coding sequence ATGAAGGACACAAGACATCGTCGGACGGGGCAGAACAAGCTTCTGCAACTGCTGGACGGCTTGGAGCGGCAGACGCGTGCCGATTCGGTGATCGACCTGGTCAGCCGCGGCGTGCGCGCCCTGCCGCTGGGTGCCGGCCGGGATCTGCTGCACGGCAAGTGGTTGGGCCATCCGGTGCATCCGCTGATGGTGCAGGTCCCCATCGGGAGCTGGCTGTCGGCGGCGGTGCTGGACCTGCGCCCCGGCCGTTCGCGGGAGGCCGGACTGCTGATCGGCGTCGGCCTGGCCGCCGCCGCCCCGGCCACGTTGGCGGGAGCCGTCGACTGGGCCGAACTGCACCGCCCTCAGCAACGGGTCGGCCTGGTGCACGCGCTGGCGAACACGGCGGCCGTCGGACTGTACGCCGCTTCGCTCGCCTGCCGCGCCACGGACCGCACCCGAGCCGGCCGCGGGCTCGCCTTCCTGGGACTGACGGCGGCTGCCACAGGAGGGATGCTGGGCGGCCATCTCGCCTACCGGCAGGCGTCGGGCGCCAACCACGCCGAAGAGGTCCCGCACGTCGTCTCGCCGGGCTGGCACCGGATCGGTGCCGTGGCCGAGTTCCCAGCCGGCCAGGCGGTGCGGCGCACCGTTGACGACGTCCCGGTGCTGGTGGTCCGTGAGACCGGTGGGACCCTCCACGCGCTGGCCGACCGGTGCAGTCACCTGGCGGGACCGCTGTCCGAGGGCACCATCGCCGACGGCTGCGTGCGATGCCCGTGGCACGGCAGTGTCTTCCGGCTTTCGGACGGCTGGAACGTACGCGGCCCGGCCACCGCTCCCCAGCCCGCGTTCGACACCCGGATCGTCGACGGCCACGTCGAGGTGCGGCTGCACGAGCCGGAACACAAGAACCACAGCCGGCCGACACCGCAGACCGTGTCTCAGGGGCTCGAAGGACACGGCGACTGA
- a CDS encoding YihY/virulence factor BrkB family protein, whose translation MSADPVPGETRPAVRPVPRARPHAAWWPALRRTPVSLWNDDISDFAAALTYYAILAVLPALLVAVLAFGLISPGTAREFVTQVTAYAPAESAVALHAALSRMLGVDGGAWPLLVVGTVSALWSASSYLAVFRRALHRMHRIEDSRSPLRRAHRIVLTAFGLLVLLLTGSLALLLTGPLAEDLGRVFGLGATAAWGWSVLRWPLLLCLVALLILVVFHTGPVAARRRAHSLPGGVLAAVLWLAVSTGFALYASTLSTYSRLYGSLAGAVVFLIWLWLSNLALLGGAQFTAELSKDAAGLLGTGIGPDGRPSTAPSGA comes from the coding sequence ATGTCCGCTGACCCCGTCCCCGGCGAGACCCGCCCCGCCGTCCGCCCCGTGCCCCGGGCCCGGCCGCATGCCGCCTGGTGGCCGGCGCTGCGGCGCACGCCGGTGTCGTTGTGGAACGACGACATCTCGGACTTCGCGGCGGCCCTGACGTACTACGCGATCCTCGCGGTGCTGCCCGCTCTGCTGGTGGCGGTCCTCGCGTTCGGTCTGATCAGTCCGGGCACGGCCCGGGAGTTCGTCACGCAGGTCACCGCCTACGCGCCCGCCGAGTCGGCGGTGGCGCTGCACGCCGCCCTGTCCCGGATGCTGGGCGTGGACGGCGGCGCGTGGCCGCTGCTGGTGGTCGGCACCGTGAGTGCGCTCTGGTCGGCCTCCAGCTACCTCGCCGTCTTCCGCCGTGCGCTGCACCGTATGCACCGGATCGAGGACAGCCGTTCGCCGCTGCGCCGGGCCCACCGCATCGTGCTCACCGCGTTCGGGCTGCTCGTCCTGCTGCTGACCGGTTCCCTGGCCCTGCTGCTGACGGGGCCTCTCGCCGAGGATCTCGGCCGGGTGTTCGGGCTGGGCGCGACGGCGGCCTGGGGGTGGAGCGTGCTGCGCTGGCCGCTGCTGCTGTGCCTGGTGGCGCTGCTGATCCTCGTGGTCTTCCACACCGGTCCGGTCGCGGCACGCCGACGCGCGCACAGTCTGCCCGGCGGTGTCCTGGCCGCCGTGCTGTGGCTGGCCGTCTCCACCGGTTTCGCGCTGTACGCCTCCACCCTGAGCACGTACAGCAGGCTGTACGGCTCTCTCGCCGGAGCCGTCGTCTTCCTGATCTGGCTGTGGCTTTCCAACCTCGCGCTGCTCGGCGGCGCGCAGTTCACCGCCGAGCTGAGCAAGGACGCCGCGGGCCTCCTCGGTACCGGTATTGGCCCGGACGGCAGGCCTTCCACGGCCCCCTCGGGGGCGTGA
- a CDS encoding cupin domain-containing protein yields the protein MEHVNSTPTAKAPAERFTGDVYLNMIDTPSEPARLTAALVRFTPGARTNWHRHAGGQTLYVTDGTGLVGTRDGNVVRVSAGHTVKCPAGEEHWHGATDSTFMAHIAMVVGNADGDGTTWLEPVTDEQYADAVNGSR from the coding sequence ATGGAGCACGTCAACTCGACCCCCACCGCCAAGGCACCGGCCGAGCGGTTCACCGGGGACGTCTACCTCAACATGATCGACACCCCGAGCGAACCCGCTCGTCTGACCGCTGCCCTGGTCCGCTTCACCCCCGGCGCGCGCACCAACTGGCACAGGCACGCAGGCGGCCAGACCCTCTATGTCACCGACGGCACCGGACTGGTCGGCACCCGCGACGGCAACGTCGTGCGCGTGAGCGCCGGCCACACGGTCAAGTGCCCCGCGGGCGAGGAGCACTGGCACGGCGCCACCGACAGCACGTTCATGGCGCACATCGCCATGGTCGTCGGCAACGCCGACGGCGACGGCACCACATGGCTGGAGCCCGTCACCGACGAGCAGTACGCCGACGCCGTGAACGGCAGCCGCTGA
- a CDS encoding zinc-dependent alcohol dehydrogenase family protein — translation MRGAMIYAPRDIRFETLDDPKILAPTDAVIRTAVTCVCGSDLWPYRGLEPTDAPHPMGHEYVGFVEEVGSEVTAVRAGQFVIGSFATSDNTCANCRNGFQSNCLHREFMSTCQADYVRIPNAQGTLVATDQVPGEELWPSLLTVSDVMGTGWWAADAAEVGPGSTAVVVGDGAVGLCAVIAAKEMGAERIIAMSRHETRQNLAREFGATDIVSERGAEGVARVRELTGGIGADSVLECVGTEEAMHQALRCARPGGNVGFVGVPHGVAVDGQELFFSHVGLRGGPAPVRRYLPDLVDRVLSGAITPGKVFDLTLPLDQVAEGYAAMDERRAIKTLLKP, via the coding sequence ATGCGCGGCGCAATGATCTACGCCCCCCGTGACATCCGCTTCGAGACCCTGGACGACCCCAAGATCCTCGCTCCCACCGACGCGGTCATCCGTACGGCCGTAACCTGCGTGTGCGGCTCGGACCTTTGGCCCTACCGCGGCCTGGAGCCGACCGACGCGCCGCACCCGATGGGGCACGAGTACGTCGGCTTCGTCGAGGAGGTCGGAAGCGAGGTCACGGCGGTCAGGGCGGGCCAGTTCGTCATCGGCTCCTTCGCCACCTCCGACAACACCTGCGCCAACTGCCGCAACGGCTTCCAGTCCAACTGTCTGCACCGCGAGTTCATGTCGACCTGCCAGGCCGACTACGTCCGCATCCCCAACGCCCAGGGCACCCTGGTCGCCACCGACCAGGTCCCGGGCGAGGAGCTGTGGCCGAGCCTGCTGACCGTGTCCGACGTCATGGGCACCGGCTGGTGGGCCGCGGACGCCGCCGAGGTCGGGCCCGGCTCGACCGCCGTGGTCGTCGGGGACGGCGCGGTCGGCCTGTGCGCGGTGATCGCCGCGAAGGAGATGGGCGCGGAACGGATCATCGCCATGTCGCGGCACGAGACGCGGCAGAACCTGGCCCGCGAGTTCGGCGCCACCGACATCGTCAGCGAGCGGGGCGCCGAGGGTGTCGCCCGGGTTCGTGAGCTGACCGGCGGGATCGGCGCGGACAGCGTGCTGGAGTGTGTCGGCACCGAGGAGGCCATGCACCAGGCCCTGCGCTGCGCCCGGCCGGGCGGCAACGTGGGCTTCGTCGGCGTGCCCCACGGCGTCGCCGTGGACGGACAGGAGCTGTTCTTCTCCCATGTCGGCCTGCGCGGTGGCCCGGCCCCCGTCCGTCGCTACCTGCCCGACCTCGTCGACCGCGTCCTGTCCGGCGCGATCACGCCGGGCAAGGTCTTCGACCTCACGCTGCCGCTCGACCAGGTCGCCGAGGGCTATGCGGCGATGGACGAGCGCCGAGCCATCAAGACCCTCCTCAAGCCCTGA